The Desertifilum tharense IPPAS B-1220 DNA window TTTCTCCGGTGGCGGTTCGCTAAAAACAGGACGCTTTTCGGGTTCGTGCAAAAAGCGATAGTGTAAAAATAAGTCGCGGTACGGTAATTTGAGATTTTCTCCAGCGCAAATGGCTTCGGGAATGCGCGGTGAAATGCCAACATAGTGCAAATACGTCACGCGATTGCCATTATCGTAGAGAGCATGGTCTTTCTCTTCAAAATGCTTAGATGTCACCGTACATCCGGTTGCGGTTCCTTCTGGGAGAACGTGGGACAAATTGCAAATGCGCTTATTCGTCCGCATGAACATATAATTAGCAACGGGCTGGTCATGACCCGTCGTTTTAAAGATTTCTGCTTCTCCGGCTTGTAACTGTTCAATTAACCAGCGGCGTTCTGTTTCGTCAAATAACCCCCGCTTAGACGCATAGAAACCCGCACAGAAAATTTCATTGCGGAGGCGGTTTTCGTCAAAGACTTCTAGCAGTTTGGGAGATTGAACGTTATAGACAAATTCGGGATGATAGAACTGAAAATCGTAAGTAACGCAGTCATATTCATCCAACTTAGCAAAAATCAGATCCAGAGTATCCAATAAAAGGATATCCGCATCCATGTAGACAAACTTATCAAACGGCCCATCAAACGCACAAAAGCGGCGATGGGAACCATAAAGGCGAAATTTTTTGGTACTATCCATTTTATCCGGACGAGCTTGCCGCATAAACTCATCCCAACGGTCGATTGATTCTTGGTCGTCGTAGATAAAAACCTGGGGACGCTTGGCAATTTCAGCGGCTATTTTCTCGGTCTGTTCGTCGTAGGGAAAAATGCAAACCGGCATTTGCGACCCATAGATGACCTCTATACTATTGAGCAAGGCGACCAGTTGGTCGAACATGCGGTCGTTACACAGCGTACAGATACCGTCCATAAAGATTTTTCAAAAGAATAAATTCGGCTTAAAAGTCAACGATTTCTACCAGGGTCGATGCGATCGTAGCATAGGGAAGCGGGGCATCGGGGTTTCTTAAAACTCCCTCATCTCCCCTTTATTTCGCCTTTATTTTCTGGGTTTCCTCAACCACTTCTAGGGTTTTGAGAATTTGCATGGCTGAGACATAGGCTTCTTCAATTAACTCAGTTTGTTCTTCCTGGGTATCCACCAAGTCATCTACGACTAACTTCAGGGAACCCAACATGGAACTGAGGCGAGTCCGCAACTCGTAGGAGGCTTTGACTAAGCGTTCGTCCGCACCGTTTAGCGCGTGCATTTGCCCTTGTTCGGCAAATTGCATATTGTAAAGACGGGTATAGTAGCCATCGCGTCTGAGTAACTCGTCATGGGTTCCCACTTCCACCACGCGTCCTCGTTCGAGAACGGCAATTTGGTCGGCTTTTTGCACGGTAGAAAGGCGGTGAGCAATGACCAAAGTTGTGCGAGAATGGCTGAGATTATCAATCGCTTCTTGGACTAGGC harbors:
- a CDS encoding Npun_R2821/Npun_R2822 family protein, giving the protein MDGICTLCNDRMFDQLVALLNSIEVIYGSQMPVCIFPYDEQTEKIAAEIAKRPQVFIYDDQESIDRWDEFMRQARPDKMDSTKKFRLYGSHRRFCAFDGPFDKFVYMDADILLLDTLDLIFAKLDEYDCVTYDFQFYHPEFVYNVQSPKLLEVFDENRLRNEIFCAGFYASKRGLFDETERRWLIEQLQAGEAEIFKTTGHDQPVANYMFMRTNKRICNLSHVLPEGTATGCTVTSKHFEEKDHALYDNGNRVTYLHYVGISPRIPEAICAGENLKLPYRDLFLHYRFLHEPEKRPVFSEPPPEKPKAPPSLLKRAMNKLKLLR